AAAGAAAATCTTTATTCTTCTAAAAAATTATTTACCAATATACTCAGCTAAAGCTTTAATGTCAGCATCAGAAAGTTTCATTACTTGACCTTTCATGATAGCTTTCATTGGTCCACCATAAGTACCATCTTTATAACCATGTAATGCTTTTTCAACGTCAGCTTTTGTTAAATTAGCTGGAACATGACTTTTACTTTGAGTTGTAGTGTTGATTTCACCTTTAGCTCCATGACATGCTTTACAAGTATTGTAAGTAGCAGGCGCGTCAGCTAATGCAAAAGTAGCAACAGCTAATGTAGTTAATACGATTTTTTTCATTTTTTCTCCTTGTTTTTTAAGAAAAATATTTTAGCTTTTTTTTCTTTTTTTATACTTAATATTTTTCAAATTTTACTAAATATCCAATGTAAGTTTTACTTATAATTGTATAAAAATTGTGAAAGCTTTTAAATACTATACAATGGGAATATAAAGGTTTTTTTTTATATAGTATTAAGATTAAAATAAAGGTAAAAGATTGAATAAAAAGTCAGTTTTAAATATAAATAATTTAACATTTTA
The genomic region above belongs to Arcobacter ellisii and contains:
- a CDS encoding c-type cytochrome; the protein is MKKIVLTTLAVATFALADAPATYNTCKACHGAKGEINTTTQSKSHVPANLTKADVEKALHGYKDGTYGGPMKAIMKGQVMKLSDADIKALAEYIGK